The following are encoded in a window of Flavobacteriales bacterium genomic DNA:
- a CDS encoding HlyD family efflux transporter periplasmic adaptor subunit, protein MNDLLKRRITVVLGLLLVVGGVVTCNKLGASRKSPERRADAVEALAVRTIKAKNGPVGLRIPITGRLRATGRMLINAEVGGTLRNNGRPFREGYTFRQGEVLLRIDDGEVRAQVNAQQSAFLRTLVQLVPDLKYDLPAVAAKWEAYLRSVPVDGQLPPLPAMDNEQERNYLAGRGVLDQYYGIRALYERLAKYVITAPFDGVVVAAFAEPGTIVTPGTRLGEYIAPGSLELETAIAASELHFIRVGDTLRLSSTEGPGVWTGRIIRLGEQIDPATQTVKLFAQVGGDGSRDGMYMSGTIEAGALDAAVSVPRHALLPDATLYIVRDSLLRKAPVEVLHQGVELAIVRGLQDEDVVVTDRLSAAYEGMRVAAIGNGEPARP, encoded by the coding sequence ATGAATGACCTTTTGAAGAGAAGGATCACCGTGGTGCTGGGCCTGCTGCTCGTGGTGGGTGGCGTGGTCACCTGCAACAAGCTGGGCGCGAGCCGCAAGTCGCCCGAACGCCGAGCCGACGCGGTGGAGGCGCTGGCGGTACGCACGATCAAGGCGAAGAACGGGCCCGTCGGGCTCCGTATCCCCATCACCGGCCGGCTGCGCGCCACGGGCCGCATGCTCATCAACGCCGAGGTGGGTGGCACGTTGCGCAACAATGGCAGACCCTTCCGAGAGGGCTACACCTTCCGCCAAGGCGAGGTGCTGCTGCGGATCGACGACGGCGAGGTGCGCGCCCAGGTGAACGCCCAGCAGAGCGCCTTCCTGCGCACGCTGGTGCAGTTGGTGCCCGACCTGAAGTACGACCTGCCCGCCGTGGCCGCCAAGTGGGAGGCCTACCTGAGGAGCGTACCGGTGGATGGCCAACTGCCGCCACTTCCCGCCATGGACAACGAGCAGGAGCGCAACTACCTCGCGGGCCGCGGTGTGCTGGACCAGTACTACGGCATTCGGGCGCTCTACGAAAGGCTGGCGAAGTATGTGATCACGGCTCCGTTCGATGGCGTGGTCGTCGCCGCATTCGCCGAGCCGGGCACCATCGTCACGCCGGGCACAAGGCTGGGCGAGTACATCGCACCGGGCTCCCTGGAACTGGAAACGGCCATCGCGGCGAGTGAGCTGCACTTCATACGCGTGGGGGATACGCTGCGCCTCTCCAGCACAGAAGGTCCCGGCGTTTGGACCGGCCGCATCATCCGTTTGGGCGAACAGATCGATCCCGCCACCCAGACAGTGAAGCTTTTCGCCCAAGTGGGCGGTGATGGATCGCGCGACGGCATGTACATGAGCGGCACCATCGAGGCCGGTGCGTTGGACGCTGCGGTATCCGTGCCGCGCCATGCGCTGCTGCCCGATGCCACGCTCTACATCGTGCGCGACTCGCTGCTGCGCAAAGCGCCCGTGGAGGTGCTGCACCAGGGCGTGGAGCTGGCCATCGTGCGCGGCCTGCAGGATGAGGATGTGGTGGTGACCGACCGCCTCAGCGCGGCCTACGAGGGCATGCGTGTGGCGGCCATCGGCAACGGAGAACCCGCACGGCCATGA
- a CDS encoding efflux RND transporter permease subunit has translation MMRSFVGWFIRYPVTVDTLMVLILIFGFFGLKNTRSSFFPEVESRQVQVRIIFPGAAPEEVEEGVVLRIENDIKGITGIERISSVSQENGGLITVDAIKGYDTDVLLQDVKNAVDRIPQLPEGMEPIRTFKLENLQPAFSFAIVADGVADLAVLKHAARRVEQDLRSIEGISKVTLTGFPEEEIEVAFREESLRAYGLTFSQAAAMVRAANLELTGGKVKTSDEELLIRVRDRRNVAEGLRGIPLVSAPDGRIVRLGDVANVRDTWADDPARSYINGKPAVVVGVSSTVSEDILGIADKTRAYMEEYNTRNTALRAVLVQDSTIVLRQRIDMLTKNGLQGFFLVLILLALFLNLRLAFWVALSIPVAFAGMFILSPGFITINVLSLFGMILVVGILVDDGIVICESIYQEYEKGLPPVEAAIVGTQKVITAVISAVLTTVAAFSTFFYLEGRLGEFAPALAFVVIATLAFSLLEGGIILPAHVAHSKGLHRGRKNRLEAFMDGGMTRLRDKVYGPFLEWALANRMLTIGIGFFFLAVTVGAIGAGTIKTTFFPVIERDDVQVELEMVAGTREHIVNAELDRIEALAWAVNKELSAQREDSLQLVLRIQRTLGPRPEQGFLNIVLLDGERRNMRSEVVTNMIRERVGNIPGATNVSFGLRSPFGKPVSVSLRGHDLVQLNAAKAELRTEMERLPILRDVVDSDKPGDREVVLRLKQKAHMLGLTTAEVMQQVRQGFFGQEAQRVQRGEDEIKVWVRLGEEGRASLRDLEDMRIRTPDGRAIPLSELATYHIERGIRAINHLDGRREVRVEADMAGANLSSTDAQALIRSEVLPPILARYPEIRYSFEGQGEQSRKVGESAQRILPITLLIMFAIMVFALRSFWQMVMIVLGIPFALIGVGWGHWIHGVQMSLFSFFGIVALIGVMVNDSLVLLTTFNGNLKEGMTFREALVTAARSRLRPILLTTLTTVAGLLPLIFNRTFQAQFIIPMAISVAYGLMLATFVTLVVLPVCITAMNDLRRGVFRLWNMRTATPEELEPAIKELPYERLEETRG, from the coding sequence ATGATGCGCTCCTTCGTCGGCTGGTTCATACGCTACCCGGTGACGGTGGACACCCTGATGGTGCTCATCCTCATCTTCGGCTTCTTCGGACTGAAGAACACCCGATCGAGCTTTTTCCCCGAGGTGGAGAGCCGCCAGGTGCAGGTGCGCATCATCTTCCCGGGCGCCGCACCGGAAGAGGTGGAGGAAGGCGTGGTGCTGCGCATCGAGAACGACATCAAGGGCATCACCGGCATCGAGCGCATCAGCAGCGTGAGCCAGGAGAACGGCGGGCTGATCACTGTGGACGCCATCAAGGGCTACGACACCGATGTGCTGTTGCAGGACGTGAAGAACGCGGTGGACCGCATACCCCAGCTGCCCGAGGGCATGGAACCCATCCGCACCTTCAAGCTGGAGAACCTGCAGCCGGCCTTCAGCTTCGCGATCGTCGCCGATGGCGTCGCCGACCTCGCCGTCCTGAAGCACGCAGCGCGCCGTGTGGAGCAGGACCTGCGCAGCATCGAGGGCATCAGCAAGGTCACCCTCACCGGTTTTCCCGAGGAGGAGATCGAGGTGGCCTTCCGCGAGGAGTCGTTGCGCGCCTACGGACTCACCTTCTCACAGGCCGCCGCCATGGTGCGCGCCGCCAACCTGGAACTCACCGGGGGAAAGGTGAAGACCAGCGACGAGGAACTGCTGATCCGCGTGCGCGACCGGCGCAACGTGGCCGAGGGTTTGCGCGGCATACCCTTGGTGTCCGCACCGGACGGACGCATCGTGCGGCTGGGCGATGTGGCCAACGTGCGCGACACCTGGGCCGACGATCCTGCGCGCAGCTACATCAATGGCAAGCCCGCCGTGGTGGTGGGCGTCAGCAGCACGGTGAGCGAGGACATCCTCGGCATCGCCGACAAGACGCGCGCCTACATGGAGGAGTACAACACGCGCAACACCGCGCTGCGCGCCGTGCTCGTGCAGGACAGCACCATCGTGCTCCGCCAACGCATCGACATGCTCACCAAGAACGGCCTGCAGGGCTTCTTCCTGGTGCTCATCCTGCTCGCGCTTTTCCTCAACCTGCGACTGGCCTTCTGGGTGGCGCTCAGCATACCGGTCGCTTTCGCCGGCATGTTCATCCTCTCGCCCGGCTTCATCACCATCAACGTGCTCAGCCTCTTCGGGATGATCCTGGTGGTGGGCATCCTGGTGGACGATGGCATCGTGATCTGCGAAAGCATCTACCAGGAGTACGAGAAGGGCCTGCCGCCGGTGGAAGCCGCCATCGTGGGCACTCAGAAGGTCATCACCGCGGTGATCAGCGCTGTGCTCACCACGGTGGCCGCCTTCAGCACCTTCTTCTACCTCGAGGGCCGGCTGGGCGAGTTCGCTCCGGCACTCGCCTTCGTGGTCATTGCCACCCTGGCCTTCTCGCTCCTGGAAGGCGGGATCATCCTGCCCGCGCACGTGGCGCACAGCAAGGGTCTGCACCGGGGCCGCAAGAACCGCCTGGAGGCCTTCATGGACGGCGGCATGACCCGGCTGCGCGACAAGGTCTACGGACCCTTCCTGGAATGGGCATTGGCCAACCGCATGCTCACCATCGGCATCGGCTTCTTCTTCCTCGCGGTCACCGTGGGCGCCATAGGCGCGGGCACGATCAAGACCACCTTCTTCCCGGTGATCGAACGCGACGACGTGCAGGTGGAACTGGAGATGGTGGCCGGCACGCGCGAGCACATCGTGAACGCCGAGCTGGACCGCATCGAGGCGCTCGCCTGGGCCGTGAACAAGGAGTTGAGCGCGCAGCGCGAAGACAGCCTGCAACTCGTGCTGCGCATCCAGCGGACATTGGGCCCGCGGCCGGAGCAAGGCTTCCTCAATATCGTGCTGCTCGACGGCGAGCGGCGCAACATGCGCTCCGAGGTGGTCACCAACATGATCCGCGAACGGGTGGGGAACATTCCGGGTGCGACCAACGTGTCGTTCGGCCTGCGCAGTCCGTTCGGCAAGCCGGTTTCGGTATCGTTGCGCGGCCATGATCTGGTGCAGCTCAACGCTGCCAAGGCGGAGTTGCGCACCGAGATGGAACGTCTGCCGATCCTGCGCGATGTGGTGGACAGCGACAAGCCCGGCGACCGCGAAGTGGTCTTGCGGCTGAAGCAGAAGGCCCACATGCTGGGACTCACCACGGCCGAGGTGATGCAGCAGGTGCGTCAGGGCTTCTTCGGACAGGAGGCGCAGCGCGTGCAGCGGGGCGAGGACGAGATCAAGGTGTGGGTGCGGTTGGGTGAGGAGGGACGCGCCTCGCTGCGCGACCTGGAGGACATGCGCATCCGCACTCCGGATGGCCGGGCCATCCCCTTGAGCGAACTGGCCACCTACCACATCGAGCGCGGCATCCGGGCGATCAACCACCTCGATGGCCGCCGCGAAGTGCGCGTGGAGGCTGACATGGCCGGGGCCAACCTCAGCAGCACCGATGCGCAGGCGCTGATCCGCAGCGAGGTGTTGCCGCCGATCCTGGCCAGGTACCCCGAGATCCGTTACAGTTTCGAGGGCCAGGGCGAGCAGAGTCGGAAGGTGGGCGAGTCGGCGCAGCGCATCCTGCCCATCACCCTGCTGATCATGTTCGCCATCATGGTCTTCGCGCTGCGCTCCTTCTGGCAGATGGTGATGATCGTGCTGGGCATTCCATTCGCCTTGATCGGCGTGGGCTGGGGCCATTGGATCCACGGTGTGCAGATGAGCCTCTTCAGTTTCTTCGGCATCGTGGCACTCATCGGCGTGATGGTGAACGACTCGTTGGTGCTGCTCACCACCTTCAACGGCAACCTCAAGGAGGGTATGACCTTCCGTGAAGCGCTTGTCACCGCGGCCCGCTCGCGCCTCCGTCCCATCCTGCTCACCACGCTCACCACCGTGGCCGGCCTGCTGCCGCTCATCTTCAACCGCACCTTCCAGGCGCAGTTCATCATCCCCATGGCCATCTCCGTGGCCTATGGTCTCATGCTCGCCACCTTCGTCACGCTGGTGGTGCTGCCCGTTTGCATCACCGCGATGAACGACCTGCGCCGTGGTGTCTTCCGCCTTTGGAACATGCGCACGGCCACACCCGAGGAGCTCGAACCCGCCATCAAGGAACTGCCCTATGAACGCCTGGAAGAAACGCGCGGCTGA
- a CDS encoding TolC family protein, translating into MNAWKKRAAETIAMLCMAPPAMAQDTLSLVDAVALALANEHGIRMARNEAAIAERFATAGNAGLLPRIDLSGRGTWSNQYTRLDFIEGIPDVEREGVENTLLSGTLGLTWTLFDGMGSYYALERARIDAELADLRTRAQVEGTVGAVVALYFALAGLSEDVAITQRLLEISQDRYQRLEDRAALGGAGRLEVLNALVDLRADSASFVLSTQRLQRTGHDLNVLLGRSPVSALHVARAVSFADGLDQERLVSEALSRNVELQMALRAERVAQVEARQAKSVLWPRLDLNAGYGITDQQNEVGIILGTYNRGLNAGLTASVPLFDGGRVRTRVESAKLRAENAALAGEQARLQVERDVRNAFTAWAAQRKVYRIQGQAVETARINFERTSELFYAGQLTGLQFRQAQLDLANAERQAVVAGFDTKVAEMLLLQASGGLLDALGAAD; encoded by the coding sequence ATGAACGCCTGGAAGAAACGCGCGGCTGAGACGATCGCGATGCTGTGCATGGCGCCCCCGGCGATGGCGCAGGACACCCTTTCCCTGGTGGACGCCGTGGCGTTGGCACTGGCGAACGAACACGGCATCCGCATGGCGCGCAACGAGGCGGCCATCGCCGAACGCTTCGCCACGGCCGGCAACGCGGGCCTGCTGCCGCGCATCGACCTCAGCGGACGCGGCACTTGGTCCAACCAGTACACCCGGCTCGACTTCATCGAGGGCATCCCCGATGTGGAGCGCGAAGGGGTGGAGAACACCCTGCTCAGTGGCACACTCGGGCTGACCTGGACGCTCTTCGACGGCATGGGGTCGTACTACGCCCTGGAGCGCGCCCGCATCGACGCCGAGTTGGCGGACCTGCGCACGCGCGCCCAGGTGGAGGGAACCGTGGGCGCGGTGGTGGCCTTGTATTTCGCCTTGGCCGGTCTGTCGGAGGACGTGGCCATCACGCAACGCCTGCTGGAGATCTCGCAGGACCGCTACCAACGTCTGGAGGATCGCGCGGCGCTCGGTGGCGCCGGCCGGCTGGAGGTGCTGAACGCCCTGGTGGACCTGCGGGCCGACAGCGCCAGCTTCGTTTTGTCCACACAGCGGCTCCAACGCACAGGCCATGACCTGAACGTGCTGTTGGGCCGGTCGCCCGTATCGGCGCTGCATGTGGCGCGGGCCGTGTCCTTCGCCGACGGGTTGGACCAGGAGCGCCTGGTGTCCGAGGCCCTGTCGCGCAATGTGGAATTGCAGATGGCTCTCCGGGCGGAGCGTGTGGCGCAGGTGGAAGCGCGGCAGGCGAAGAGCGTGCTGTGGCCGCGGCTCGATCTGAACGCGGGCTACGGCATCACGGACCAGCAGAACGAAGTGGGCATCATCCTGGGCACTTACAACCGGGGTCTCAACGCGGGCCTCACCGCGAGTGTGCCCTTGTTCGACGGAGGCCGGGTGCGCACCCGCGTGGAGAGCGCGAAGCTGCGCGCCGAGAACGCGGCGCTGGCCGGTGAGCAGGCGCGCTTGCAGGTGGAGCGTGACGTGCGCAACGCCTTCACCGCCTGGGCCGCACAGCGCAAGGTGTACCGCATCCAGGGACAGGCCGTGGAGACCGCCCGCATCAACTTCGAGCGCACCAGTGAGCTTTTCTACGCCGGCCAGCTCACGGGATTGCAGTTCCGCCAGGCGCAGTTGGACCTGGCCAATGCCGAGCGGCAGGCCGTGGTGGCCGGTTTCGATACCAAGGTGGCGGAGATGCTGCTTCTGCAGGCCAGTGGTGGCCTGTTGGACGCGCTGGGCGCGGCCGATTAG
- a CDS encoding sensor histidine kinase, translating to MKRDPRTDRRLLAAMGALLLLGLVLVALMARVDAERRRADALNALEQADRLTRVRIDAFIMEVAEDLREETQAMAGWQEHDVAGLVGRWRPLMDTHWPIVSIAVADELGNEHTLLRQDEGLLYRHVSEGSRKVGPTVCRVNGPSEALVIGKCDTLTGSRDPRTRTSFSKALENSGDSPVWHLAGEPEDPGVRLKAAQLFRDPREDRPFRILTMKVDLARSRWLDAWPTPISRHGSILLDGDGHVLNLAEGGEVTRLREAGLAATSAWRADKTRSTFEFTVQGARHLAAVGPYQLNGETLFIVTVLDISGTAGSSGMGVGLVTMAVLLLIVAGLLAALWLGRQREEETLRRQAYRSRTQEKRLAKALGEREVLNREVHHRVKNNLQVVSSLLNLQAARLDDGPIRDEFLRGKRRIDLMALVHHKLYGLQDLRRVDMEQFINDLMRELSNTFKPASGTVSHEVRCAEIRCDQDTAINLGIMLCELVGNAYMHAFPYATGGHIEIQVQLVEGDLHRLIVRDNGKGLQPGHADGPGKLGLEIVEALADQLDGSFHMRTNGGTTFEVVFRIPREPQPEIEEV from the coding sequence ATGAAGCGGGATCCACGGACCGACAGGCGCCTGCTGGCGGCCATGGGGGCGTTGCTCCTGCTGGGCCTCGTGCTGGTGGCGCTGATGGCCCGTGTCGATGCCGAACGCCGTCGCGCCGATGCCCTCAATGCCCTGGAACAGGCCGATCGCCTCACGCGTGTGCGCATCGATGCCTTCATCATGGAAGTGGCCGAGGACCTGCGCGAGGAGACCCAGGCCATGGCCGGTTGGCAGGAACATGATGTGGCCGGGCTGGTGGGCCGGTGGCGGCCGTTGATGGACACGCACTGGCCCATCGTTTCGATCGCCGTGGCCGACGAACTGGGCAACGAACACACCCTGCTGCGCCAGGATGAAGGACTCCTCTACCGCCATGTCTCCGAAGGGTCGCGGAAAGTGGGGCCCACGGTATGCCGGGTGAACGGTCCCTCGGAAGCCCTTGTCATCGGCAAGTGCGACACGCTCACCGGATCGCGAGACCCCCGCACGCGCACCTCGTTCAGCAAGGCGCTGGAGAATTCTGGCGACAGTCCCGTGTGGCATCTGGCCGGCGAACCCGAAGATCCCGGGGTTCGGCTGAAGGCGGCCCAGCTCTTCCGCGATCCACGTGAGGACCGGCCATTCCGCATCCTGACGATGAAGGTCGATCTGGCGCGTTCGCGCTGGCTCGATGCCTGGCCCACACCGATCAGCAGGCACGGCTCCATCCTTCTGGATGGCGACGGACATGTGCTCAACCTCGCCGAAGGCGGTGAAGTGACGCGGCTGCGTGAGGCCGGACTGGCCGCCACATCGGCATGGCGTGCGGACAAGACACGAAGCACCTTTGAGTTCACCGTGCAGGGTGCGCGCCACTTGGCAGCGGTGGGCCCCTACCAGCTCAATGGAGAAACACTTTTCATCGTCACCGTGCTTGATATCTCCGGCACCGCGGGATCGAGCGGGATGGGTGTGGGCCTGGTGACGATGGCCGTGCTGCTCCTGATCGTGGCCGGACTCCTGGCCGCGCTCTGGCTCGGCAGGCAGCGCGAAGAAGAGACACTCCGGCGGCAGGCGTACCGCAGCCGTACGCAGGAGAAACGCCTCGCCAAGGCCCTGGGCGAACGCGAAGTGCTCAACCGCGAAGTGCACCACCGCGTGAAGAACAACCTGCAGGTGGTCAGCAGCCTGTTGAATCTCCAGGCCGCTCGTCTGGACGATGGGCCCATACGCGACGAGTTCCTGCGCGGCAAACGGCGCATCGACCTCATGGCGCTGGTGCATCACAAGCTTTATGGACTGCAGGACCTGCGCCGTGTTGACATGGAGCAGTTCATCAATGACCTGATGCGGGAGTTGTCCAACACCTTCAAGCCGGCGAGCGGCACCGTGAGCCACGAGGTGCGCTGCGCGGAGATCCGCTGCGACCAGGACACGGCGATCAACCTGGGCATCATGCTCTGCGAACTGGTGGGCAACGCCTATATGCACGCCTTCCCCTATGCCACCGGCGGACATATCGAGATCCAGGTGCAGCTCGTCGAAGGCGATCTGCACCGCCTGATCGTGAGGGACAACGGCAAGGGCCTGCAGCCGGGCCATGCCGATGGTCCTGGCAAGCTGGGCCTGGAGATCGTGGAAGCGCTCGCCGACCAGTTGGACGGATCCTTCCACATGCGCACCAACGGAGGCACCACCTTCGAGGTGGTCTTCCGCATTCCGCGAGAACCCCAGCCGGAGATCGAAGAGGTCTAA
- a CDS encoding threonine aldolase yields the protein MDIIDLRSDTVTRPTPAMRDAMLRAEVGDDVFGEDPTVNALEEHAADLFGHDAALFCPSGTMTNQIAMNVHTRPGDEVLCEEGAHVYRYEGGGMMANSGCSVKHLPADRGRFTAEDVIAAVNDRNAAYLAHSRLVVIENTVNRGGGAIWDIAEVERIRAACDANGLSLHLDGARLFNAMAVDGSSPRRWGGLCPSISICLSKGLGAPVGSLLTGGAAFIHQARRVRKRFGGGMRQAGILAAAGLFALRHQVERLKDDHARAQRLGGAIAGMPWCARLMPVDTNIIIYDLTAGHDARSQVAALEKLGLRCFAIGPSQVRMVTHLEVDDAAIDRAIGILGTLHA from the coding sequence ATGGACATCATCGACCTGCGCTCCGATACGGTCACACGCCCCACCCCCGCCATGCGCGACGCCATGCTGCGCGCCGAGGTGGGCGATGATGTCTTCGGTGAGGACCCCACCGTCAACGCGTTGGAGGAACATGCCGCCGACCTCTTCGGCCATGACGCCGCGCTGTTCTGCCCCAGTGGCACCATGACGAACCAGATCGCGATGAATGTGCACACACGACCGGGCGACGAAGTGCTGTGCGAGGAGGGTGCGCACGTGTACCGCTATGAAGGTGGCGGGATGATGGCCAACAGCGGCTGCAGCGTGAAGCACCTGCCCGCGGACAGGGGGCGTTTCACGGCGGAGGATGTCATCGCGGCCGTGAACGACCGAAACGCCGCCTATCTCGCCCACAGCCGCTTGGTGGTGATCGAGAACACGGTGAACCGGGGCGGCGGTGCCATTTGGGACATCGCGGAAGTGGAGCGCATCCGTGCGGCCTGCGACGCGAACGGCCTGTCGCTGCACCTGGATGGCGCGCGACTGTTCAACGCCATGGCGGTGGACGGATCCTCGCCGCGGCGCTGGGGCGGTCTCTGCCCGAGCATCTCCATCTGCCTGAGCAAGGGACTGGGCGCACCGGTGGGCAGCTTGCTCACGGGTGGTGCCGCCTTCATCCATCAGGCGCGGCGTGTGCGCAAGCGCTTCGGTGGCGGCATGCGGCAGGCCGGCATTCTCGCGGCGGCGGGCCTCTTCGCCTTGCGGCACCAAGTGGAACGCCTGAAGGACGATCATGCGCGGGCGCAACGCCTGGGTGGGGCCATCGCGGGCATGCCTTGGTGCGCGCGTCTGATGCCCGTGGACACCAATATCATCATCTACGACCTCACCGCCGGCCACGATGCCCGGTCGCAGGTGGCCGCCTTGGAGAAGCTTGGCCTGCGTTGCTTCGCCATCGGGCCTTCACAGGTGCGCATGGTCACCCACCTGGAGGTGGACGATGCGGCGATCGATCGCGCCATCGGCATCCTCGGTACCTTGCACGCATGA
- a CDS encoding TerB family tellurite resistance protein, which produces MEAQLFYKELGRLLYAIAAADGKVSDKEVATLKRIVSEELVPQEASTDHFGTDQAYITEFEFDVLADRGASVEGAFDSFIAYMARHRNDLDPERKELIYRAADAVANAFHGVNKAELPLLIELRKHLH; this is translated from the coding sequence ATGGAAGCGCAACTGTTCTACAAGGAATTGGGCCGCCTGCTCTATGCCATCGCAGCGGCCGACGGCAAGGTGAGCGACAAGGAGGTGGCCACGCTCAAACGCATCGTCTCGGAGGAACTCGTGCCCCAGGAGGCGAGCACCGACCACTTCGGCACTGACCAGGCCTACATCACCGAGTTCGAGTTCGATGTGCTCGCCGATCGCGGCGCTTCCGTGGAGGGCGCCTTCGATTCCTTCATCGCCTACATGGCGCGCCACAGGAACGATCTGGACCCCGAGCGCAAGGAGCTGATCTACCGCGCGGCCGACGCCGTGGCCAACGCCTTCCACGGCGTGAACAAGGCCGAACTGCCCCTGCTCATCGAGCTGCGCAAGCACCTGCACTGA
- a CDS encoding O-methyltransferase → MDFLDPALERYAASRTEPEPEHLSALAAETRADVPMPQMLSGHLQGRLLSLFSGLLAPKLVLDIGTYTGYSALCLAEGLAEGGTVHTIDVDDGHTPMVRRYIEKAGLTERVVPHIGPATDVIPWIEGVFDLVFIDADKESYLRYFDLVVDRVRPGGLIIADNVLWSGKVLLPKKAQDAETRALAAYAAQVAKDPRVDSLLLPLRDGLLVSRRK, encoded by the coding sequence ATGGACTTCCTCGACCCTGCGCTGGAACGCTACGCGGCCTCGCGGACCGAGCCCGAGCCGGAACACCTCAGTGCCCTGGCCGCCGAGACACGCGCCGATGTGCCCATGCCCCAGATGCTGAGCGGCCACTTGCAAGGGCGGCTTCTCAGTCTGTTCAGCGGACTGCTGGCGCCGAAGCTGGTGCTGGACATCGGCACCTACACCGGTTACAGCGCGCTCTGCCTGGCGGAAGGATTGGCCGAAGGTGGCACGGTGCACACCATCGATGTGGATGACGGCCACACCCCCATGGTACGCCGCTACATCGAGAAGGCCGGACTCACCGAAAGAGTGGTCCCGCATATCGGTCCCGCCACCGATGTGATCCCCTGGATCGAGGGCGTCTTCGACCTGGTCTTCATCGATGCCGACAAGGAGAGTTACCTGCGCTACTTCGACCTGGTGGTGGACCGTGTGCGGCCCGGCGGATTGATCATCGCCGACAATGTGTTGTGGAGCGGCAAGGTGCTGCTGCCGAAGAAGGCGCAAGACGCCGAGACGCGGGCGCTGGCCGCTTACGCCGCGCAGGTGGCGAAAGACCCCCGTGTGGACAGCCTTCTGCTTCCGCTGCGCGATGGCCTGCTGGTGAGCCGGCGGAAATGA